A window of the Xenopus laevis strain J_2021 chromosome 9_10L, Xenopus_laevis_v10.1, whole genome shotgun sequence genome harbors these coding sequences:
- the eif3c.L gene encoding eukaryotic translation initiation factor 3 subunit C isoform X1 yields the protein MSRFFATGSDSESESSLSGDEILPKPVGGTFGKQPIILSDDEEDTKRVVRSAKDKRFEELTNLIKTIRNAMKIRDMTKCLEEFELLVKAFIKAKNIVDKEGVPRFYIRLLSDLDDYLNELWEDKEGKKKMNKNNAKALSTLRQKLRKYNRDFEASITAYKQNPEESADEDQEKDEDSEASSSSDDDSDEGMSASKFLKKAESAPPESRSKFLKKEEAEDEAESSEDEDWGSDSDESDSDESDDENKHASMASRFLKKTVTEGDRQAVEKKKEDKAKKKQHRKVKRKDEEGEEGEEDDNEGGGEWEKVKGGVPLVKEKPKMFAKGTEITPPIVVKKLNEILLARGKKGTDRAAQIELLQLLAGIAEENNLGQGIAVKIKFNIVASLYDYNTNLATYMKSDMWKKCLDCIHDLLDILFANSNMFIGEHIVEDSENLSNLEQPLRVRGCILTLIERMEEEFTKIMQNTDPHSQEYVDNLKDEARVCEVIERAQKYLQEKGSTEEICRVYLRRIMHTYYKFDYKAHQRQLSTEQESKSEQDQAENEAEDSAILMDRLCKYIYAKDRTDRIRTCAILCHIYHHALHNRWFQARDLMLMSHLQDNIQHADPPVQILYNRTMVQLGICAFRQGMIRDAHNALLDIQSSGRAKELLGQGLLMRTMQERNQEQEKIEKRRQIPFHMHINLELLECVYLVSAMLLEIPYMAAHEFDARRRMISKQFHHQLRVGERQPLLGPPESMREHVVAASKAMKMGDWKTCKNFIINEKMNGKVWDLFPEAERVRGMLVRKIQEESLRTYLFTYSSVYDSIRMGILGDMFQLEIPTVHSIISKMIINEELMASLDQPTQTVVMHGTEPSSLQNTALQLAEKLGNLVENNERIFDHKQGSYGGYFNRGDRGDRGDRGDRDQKDQYQRKEGGYMRRGYRRDQQGQSNY from the exons ATGTCGCGTTTCTTTGCCACCGGCTCAGACAGTGAGTCCGAATCATCGCTCTCCGGAGATGAGATCCTTCCCAAGCCCGTGGGGGGCACCTTTGGCAAACA GCCCATCATTCTCAGTGACGATGAGGAGGACACCAAGAGAGTGGTGCGCAGCGCCAAGGATAAAAG GTTCGAGGAACTGACCAACCTGATCAAGACCATCCGCAACGCCATGAAGATCCGGGACATGACCAAGTGCCTGGAGGAGTTTGAGCTGCTGGTCAAGGCTTTTATCAAGGCCAAGAACATCGTGGACAAAGAGGGGGTCCCCCGTTTCTACATCCGCCTGCTCTCTGACCTCGACGACTATCTGAATGAG TTATGGGAGGACAAAGAGGGCAAGAAGAAGATGAACAAGAACAACGCCAAGGCCCTGAGCACCTTGCGCCAGAAGCTGAGGAAATACAACCGCGACTTTGAGGCGTCCATCACTGCCTACAAACAG AATCCTGAGGAATCTGCTGACGAAGACCAAGAGAAGGATGAAGATTCAGAGG CTTCCTCTTCCAGTGATGATGACAGCGATGAAGGGATGAGTGCCAGCAAGTTCCTAAAGAAGGCTGAATCCGCCCCACCTGAATCCCGCAGCAAGTTCCTCAAGAAAGAG GAGGCGGAGGATGAGGCGGAGTCGTCGGAGGATGAAGATTGGGGCTCAGACTCGGATGAATCTGATTCGGATGAATCAGATGATGAGAACAAACACGCGTCTATGGCTTCTCGCTTCTTGAAGAA GACGGTGACAGAGGGCGACCGCCAGGCAGTCGAGAAGAAGAAGGAGGACAAAGCCAAGAAGAAGCAGCATCGCAAAGTGAAGAGGAAGGATGAGGAGGGAGAGGAAGGAGAAGAAGATGACAACGAAGGTGGAGGCGAGTGGGAAAAAGTGAAAGGAGGCGTTCCATTGGTTAAG GAAAAGCCCAAGATGTTTGCTAAAGGCACAGAGATCACTCCTCCTATCGTGGTCAAGAAGCTGAATGAGATCCTGCTGGCCAGAGGCAAGAAGGGCACAGACAG GGCAGCTCAGATTGAACTCCTTCAGTTGTTGGCCGGAATTGCAGAGGAAAATAACTTGGGCCAAGGAATCGCTGTGAAGATCAAGTTTAACATTGTGGCTTCTCTGTATGATTACAATACAAACCTGGCTACCTACATGAAG TCAGACATGTGGAAGAAGTGCTTGGACTGTATCCATGATCTCCTGGACATTCTCTTCGCCAACTCCAACATGTTTATTGGGGAGCACATCGTTGAGGATTCTGAAAATCTGAGCAACTTGGAGCAG CCCCTCCGTGTCCGTGGCTGTATCCTCACCCTGATCGAGAGGATGGAAGAAGAGTTTACTAAAATCATGCAGAATACAGACCCTCACTCACAGG AGTATGTAGATAACCTGAAGGATGAGGCGCGAGTGTGCGAGGTGATTGAGAGAGCCCAGAAGTACCTGCAGGAGAAGGGGAGCACGGAGGAGATCTGCAGGGTTTACCTGAGAAGGATCATGCACACCTACTACAAATTCGACTACAAGGCTCACCAGAGGCAGCTCAGCACCGAACAGGAGTCcaag TCGGAGCAAGACCAGGCGGAGAACGAGGCAGAGGACAGTGCGATCCTTATGGACCGACTGTGCAAGTACATATACGCCAAGGACAGGACAGACCGAATCCGAACCTGTGCCATCTTGTGCCACATCTACCATCATGCACTGCACAACCGCTGGTTCCAGGCTCGTGATCTCATGCTGATGTCTCATCTGCAGGACAATATCCAACATGCAGACCCTCCCGTACAG ATCCTGTATAACCGCACCATGGTACAGCTGGGCATCTGTGCATTCCGCCAGGGCATGATCCGAGATGCCCACAATGCTCTGCTAGACATCCAGTCCAGTGGCCGAGCCAAGGAGCTGCTGGGGCAGGGGCTTCTGATGAGGACCATGCAGGAGAGGAATCAGGAGCAGGAGAAGATAGAAAAGAGGCGGCAGATCCCATTCCACATGCACATCAACCTGGAGCTGCTGGAGTGTGTCTATCTGGTGTCGGCCATGTTGCTGGAGATTCCATACATGGCTGCACATGAGTTTGATGCCAGGAGAAGGATGATTAGCAAACAGTTCCACCACCAGCTCCGTGTGGGCGAGAGGCAACCACTTCTAG GACCCCCGGAGAGCATGAGGGAACATGTAGTCGCTGCTTCCAAAGCAATGAAGATGGGAGACTGGAAGACCTGCAAGAACTTCATCATCAACGAGAAGATGAACGGGAAGGTGTGGGACCTGTTCCCGGAGGCCGAGCGAGTCCGGGGCATGTTGGTCAG GAAGATCCAGGAGGAATCTCTGCGCACGTATCTCTTCACCTACAGCAGTGTGTACGACTCCATCAG GATGGGCATCCTGGGCGACATGTTCCAGCTGGAGATTCCCACAGTTCACAGCATCATTAGTAAGATGATTATTAATGAGGAGCTGATG GCGTCGCTGGACCAGCCCACACAGACAGTGGTGATGCACGGCACAGAGCCCAGCTCCCTACAGAACACCGCCCTGCAGCTGGCCGAGAAGCTCGGGAACCTGGTCGAGAACAACGAGAGGATATTTGACCATAAGCAGGGCAGTTACGGGGGCTACTTCAACAGAGGCGACAGAGGCGACAGAGGCGACAGAGGTGACAGAG ACCAGAAGGATCAGTACCAGAGGAAAGAGGGCGGATACATGAGAAGAGGCTACCGACGAGACCAGCAGGGCCAGAGCAATTACTGA
- the eif3c.L gene encoding eukaryotic translation initiation factor 3 subunit C (The RefSeq protein has 1 substitution compared to this genomic sequence), with amino-acid sequence MSRFFATGSDSESESSLSGDEILPKPVGGTFGKQPIILSDDEEDTKRVVRSAKDKRFEELTNLIKTIRNAMKIRDMTKCLEEFELLVKAFIKAKNIVDKEGVPRFYIRLLSDLDDYLNELWEDKEGKKKMNKNNAKALSTLRQKLRKYNRDFEASITAYKQNPEESADEDQEKDEDSEASSSSDDDSDEGMSASKFLKKAESAPPESRSKFLKKEEAEDEAESSEDEDWGSDSDESDSDESDDENKHASMASRFLKKTVTEGDRQAVEKKKEDKAKKKQHRKVKRKDEEGEEGEEDDNEGGGEWEKVKGGVPLVKEKPKMFAKGTEITPPIVVKKLNEILLARGKKGTDRAAQIELLQLLAGIAEENNLGQGIAVKIKFNIMASLYDYNTNLATYMKSDMWKKCLDCIHDLLDILFANSNMFIGEHIVEDSENLSNLEQPLRVRGCILTLIERMEEEFTKIMQNTDPHSQEYVDNLKDEARVCEVIERAQKYLQEKGSTEEICRVYLRRIMHTYYKFDYKAHQRQLSTEQESKSEQDQAENEAEDSAILMDRLCKYIYAKDRTDRIRTCAILCHIYHHALHNRWFQARDLMLMSHLQDNIQHADPPVQILYNRTMVQLGICAFRQGMIRDAHNALLDIQSSGRAKELLGQGLLMRTMQERNQEQEKIEKRRQIPFHMHINLELLECVYLVSAMLLEIPYMAAHEFDARRRMISKQFHHQLRVGERQPLLGPPESMREHVVAASKAMKMGDWKTCKNFIINEKMNGKVWDLFPEAERVRGMLVRKIQEESLRTYLFTYSSVYDSIRMGILGDMFQLEIPTVHSIISKMIINEELMASLDQPTQTVVMHGTEPSSLQNTALQLAEKLGNLVENNERIFDHKQGSYGGYFNRGDRGDRGDRDQKDQYQRKEGGYMRRGYRRDQQGQSNY; translated from the exons ATGTCGCGTTTCTTTGCCACCGGCTCAGACAGTGAGTCCGAATCATCGCTCTCCGGAGATGAGATCCTTCCCAAGCCCGTGGGGGGCACCTTTGGCAAACA GCCCATCATTCTCAGTGACGATGAGGAGGACACCAAGAGAGTGGTGCGCAGCGCCAAGGATAAAAG GTTCGAGGAACTGACCAACCTGATCAAGACCATCCGCAACGCCATGAAGATCCGGGACATGACCAAGTGCCTGGAGGAGTTTGAGCTGCTGGTCAAGGCTTTTATCAAGGCCAAGAACATCGTGGACAAAGAGGGGGTCCCCCGTTTCTACATCCGCCTGCTCTCTGACCTCGACGACTATCTGAATGAG TTATGGGAGGACAAAGAGGGCAAGAAGAAGATGAACAAGAACAACGCCAAGGCCCTGAGCACCTTGCGCCAGAAGCTGAGGAAATACAACCGCGACTTTGAGGCGTCCATCACTGCCTACAAACAG AATCCTGAGGAATCTGCTGACGAAGACCAAGAGAAGGATGAAGATTCAGAGG CTTCCTCTTCCAGTGATGATGACAGCGATGAAGGGATGAGTGCCAGCAAGTTCCTAAAGAAGGCTGAATCCGCCCCACCTGAATCCCGCAGCAAGTTCCTCAAGAAAGAG GAGGCGGAGGATGAGGCGGAGTCGTCGGAGGATGAAGATTGGGGCTCAGACTCGGATGAATCTGATTCGGATGAATCAGATGATGAGAACAAACACGCGTCTATGGCTTCTCGCTTCTTGAAGAA GACGGTGACAGAGGGCGACCGCCAGGCAGTCGAGAAGAAGAAGGAGGACAAAGCCAAGAAGAAGCAGCATCGCAAAGTGAAGAGGAAGGATGAGGAGGGAGAGGAAGGAGAAGAAGATGACAACGAAGGTGGAGGCGAGTGGGAAAAAGTGAAAGGAGGCGTTCCATTGGTTAAG GAAAAGCCCAAGATGTTTGCTAAAGGCACAGAGATCACTCCTCCTATCGTGGTCAAGAAGCTGAATGAGATCCTGCTGGCCAGAGGCAAGAAGGGCACAGACAG GGCAGCTCAGATTGAACTCCTTCAGTTGTTGGCCGGAATTGCAGAGGAAAATAACTTGGGCCAAGGAATCGCTGTGAAGATCAAGTTTAACATTGTGGCTTCTCTGTATGATTACAATACAAACCTGGCTACCTACATGAAG TCAGACATGTGGAAGAAGTGCTTGGACTGTATCCATGATCTCCTGGACATTCTCTTCGCCAACTCCAACATGTTTATTGGGGAGCACATCGTTGAGGATTCTGAAAATCTGAGCAACTTGGAGCAG CCCCTCCGTGTCCGTGGCTGTATCCTCACCCTGATCGAGAGGATGGAAGAAGAGTTTACTAAAATCATGCAGAATACAGACCCTCACTCACAGG AGTATGTAGATAACCTGAAGGATGAGGCGCGAGTGTGCGAGGTGATTGAGAGAGCCCAGAAGTACCTGCAGGAGAAGGGGAGCACGGAGGAGATCTGCAGGGTTTACCTGAGAAGGATCATGCACACCTACTACAAATTCGACTACAAGGCTCACCAGAGGCAGCTCAGCACCGAACAGGAGTCcaag TCGGAGCAAGACCAGGCGGAGAACGAGGCAGAGGACAGTGCGATCCTTATGGACCGACTGTGCAAGTACATATACGCCAAGGACAGGACAGACCGAATCCGAACCTGTGCCATCTTGTGCCACATCTACCATCATGCACTGCACAACCGCTGGTTCCAGGCTCGTGATCTCATGCTGATGTCTCATCTGCAGGACAATATCCAACATGCAGACCCTCCCGTACAG ATCCTGTATAACCGCACCATGGTACAGCTGGGCATCTGTGCATTCCGCCAGGGCATGATCCGAGATGCCCACAATGCTCTGCTAGACATCCAGTCCAGTGGCCGAGCCAAGGAGCTGCTGGGGCAGGGGCTTCTGATGAGGACCATGCAGGAGAGGAATCAGGAGCAGGAGAAGATAGAAAAGAGGCGGCAGATCCCATTCCACATGCACATCAACCTGGAGCTGCTGGAGTGTGTCTATCTGGTGTCGGCCATGTTGCTGGAGATTCCATACATGGCTGCACATGAGTTTGATGCCAGGAGAAGGATGATTAGCAAACAGTTCCACCACCAGCTCCGTGTGGGCGAGAGGCAACCACTTCTAG GACCCCCGGAGAGCATGAGGGAACATGTAGTCGCTGCTTCCAAAGCAATGAAGATGGGAGACTGGAAGACCTGCAAGAACTTCATCATCAACGAGAAGATGAACGGGAAGGTGTGGGACCTGTTCCCGGAGGCCGAGCGAGTCCGGGGCATGTTGGTCAG GAAGATCCAGGAGGAATCTCTGCGCACGTATCTCTTCACCTACAGCAGTGTGTACGACTCCATCAG GATGGGCATCCTGGGCGACATGTTCCAGCTGGAGATTCCCACAGTTCACAGCATCATTAGTAAGATGATTATTAATGAGGAGCTGATG GCGTCGCTGGACCAGCCCACACAGACAGTGGTGATGCACGGCACAGAGCCCAGCTCCCTACAGAACACCGCCCTGCAGCTGGCCGAGAAGCTCGGGAACCTGGTCGAGAACAACGAGAGGATATTTGACCATAAGCAGGGCAGTTACGGGGGCTACTTCAACAGAGGCGACAGAGGCGACAGAGGCGACAGAG ACCAGAAGGATCAGTACCAGAGGAAAGAGGGCGGATACATGAGAAGAGGCTACCGACGAGACCAGCAGGGCCAGAGCAATTACTGA
- the LOC108703911 gene encoding NFATC2-interacting protein isoform X1 gives MGKKRRRKLPAAKERAGATVWRKPEEGKGPNTGADGETGVGREWTDPRRLDSNKDLDYPKVKGILRALDSWEPQLGSKEMNCPPALDCSPPLSSAPRDPSPAHLPPSETLDDCAQSKDGLRPASPCSISSTEAPTDCGPCIDIESSSPHRYEASEESSDSDVELVRPRQVKRRRLLPGTLPASVSVYSNKVNSSLKLPPDTSKTLLQMSEELRRIQGSEDVESDIVPPITQQKPPKKELTDSDTDEQEPPKTEQERLHSGSPSPPPTPRTPVRRRGRAYNKIREMDARLKDLGTVLSPGQKVRAEDSDVIVVGSSPAPELTMKVRRGGKLFRINLGMWDPLEKVAQSMASQLNVDPSQILLLLGDEELNPSHTPHSMNLTVADIIDCVVVTPPCDEQKDCDPNEKISIKVQGKDKQSHLSVMVGKVEPLQSLMDQYQAAMGLTKKHKVSFYFEGHKLKGKNTAEELGLECDDIIEVWA, from the exons ATGgggaagaagaggagaaggaag CTCCCAGCAGCCAAGGAAAGAGCCGGGGCCACAGTTTGGAGGAAACCTGAGGAAGGAAAGGGGCCAAATACAGGGGCAGATGGAGAGACTGGAGTGGGAAGGGAATGGACTGATCCGCGCAGGTTGGACAGTAACAAGGACTTGGACTATCCCAAAGTAAAGGGGATCCTCCGTGCACTGGATTCATGGGAACCCCAACTTGGCTCCAAGGAGATGAATTGTCCCCCAGCGCTAGACTGCAGCCCTCCCTTGTCTTCTGCCCCTCGGGACCCCAGTCCTGCCCACCTGCCCCCCTCTGAGACCCTCGATGATTGTGCCCAAAGTAAAGATGGACTCCGGCCTGCATCTCCCTGCTCCATATCCAGCACTGAAGCCCCTACTGACTGTGGCCCCTGTATAGACATCGAGTCCAGCTCCCCCCACAGGTACGAGGCG agtgaggagagcagtgacagtgATGTGGAGTTGGTGAGACCCCGACAAGTGAAGCGCAGGCGACTTCTACCTGGGACCCTCCCGGCCTCCGTCTCTGTCTATTCCAATAAG GTGAACAGCAGCCTGAAACTGCCCCCCGATACCTCAAAGACCCTCCTGCAGATGTCGGAGGAGCTGCGCAGGATCCAGGGATCAGAAG atgtagagagtgacattgtGCCCCCCATCACCCAGCAAAAGCCCCCCAAGAAGGAACTGACAGACTCTGACACTGATGAGCAGGAGCCCCCCAAAACTGAGCAGGAGAG ACTCCACAGCGGCTCTCCCTCACCCCCACCCACCCCTCGGACCCCAGTAAGGAGAAGGGGGCGAGCTTATAACAAAATCAG GGAAATGGACGCTCGGCTCAAGGATTTGGGGACAGTTCTATCACCTGGACAGAAGGTGAGGGCAGAAGACAGTGATGTCATCGTAGTGGGGAGTAGCCCCGCCCCAGAGCTGACCATGAAGGTGCGCAGGGGAGGCAAACTCTTCAGGATAAACCTGGGAATG tgggaccccCTGGAGAAAGTGGCGCAGTCCATGGCTTCCCAACTGAATGTGGACCCTTCCCAGATCCTGCTTCTCCTTGGGGACGAGGAGCTGAACCCCTCTCACACCCCACACTCCATGAACCTGACTGTGGCTGATATTATTG ACTGTGTGGTTGTGACCCCTCCGTGTGATGAGCAGAAAGATTGTGACCCCAATGAGAAGATCAGTATAAAGGTGCAGGGCAAGGACAAGCAGTCCCACCTCAGTGTCATGGTGGGGAAG GTGGAGCCGCTTCAGTCCCTGATGGATCAGTACCAGGCAGCGATGGGTCTCACCAAGAAGCACAAAGTCTCCTTTTACTTCGAGGGCCACAAACTGAAAGGGAAGAACACGGCCGAGGAGCTGGGACTGGAATGTGATGACATCATAGAGGTTTGGGCCTGA
- the LOC108703911 gene encoding NFATC2-interacting protein isoform X2 → MSDRRGAYSKLGHEGGKLLSELHSPACFARLQEVEIGGVSWLRQSHRPMGVRGVELFRENKMADGITVGSEESSDSDVELVRPRQVKRRRLLPGTLPASVSVYSNKVNSSLKLPPDTSKTLLQMSEELRRIQGSEDVESDIVPPITQQKPPKKELTDSDTDEQEPPKTEQERLHSGSPSPPPTPRTPVRRRGRAYNKIREMDARLKDLGTVLSPGQKVRAEDSDVIVVGSSPAPELTMKVRRGGKLFRINLGMWDPLEKVAQSMASQLNVDPSQILLLLGDEELNPSHTPHSMNLTVADIIDCVVVTPPCDEQKDCDPNEKISIKVQGKDKQSHLSVMVGKVEPLQSLMDQYQAAMGLTKKHKVSFYFEGHKLKGKNTAEELGLECDDIIEVWA, encoded by the exons ATGAGTGATCGTAGAGGCGCTTACAGCAAACTCGGGCATGAGGGCGGGAAACTCCTTTCAGAACTACATAGCCCAGCGTGCTTTGCGCGTTTACAGGAAGTAGAGATTGGGGGCGTGTCCTGGTTAAGGCAGTCGCACCGCCCAATGGGCGTGCGCGGGGTGGAGCTATTCAGGGAAAACAAGATGGCTGATGGGATTACAGTTGGG agtgaggagagcagtgacagtgATGTGGAGTTGGTGAGACCCCGACAAGTGAAGCGCAGGCGACTTCTACCTGGGACCCTCCCGGCCTCCGTCTCTGTCTATTCCAATAAG GTGAACAGCAGCCTGAAACTGCCCCCCGATACCTCAAAGACCCTCCTGCAGATGTCGGAGGAGCTGCGCAGGATCCAGGGATCAGAAG atgtagagagtgacattgtGCCCCCCATCACCCAGCAAAAGCCCCCCAAGAAGGAACTGACAGACTCTGACACTGATGAGCAGGAGCCCCCCAAAACTGAGCAGGAGAG ACTCCACAGCGGCTCTCCCTCACCCCCACCCACCCCTCGGACCCCAGTAAGGAGAAGGGGGCGAGCTTATAACAAAATCAG GGAAATGGACGCTCGGCTCAAGGATTTGGGGACAGTTCTATCACCTGGACAGAAGGTGAGGGCAGAAGACAGTGATGTCATCGTAGTGGGGAGTAGCCCCGCCCCAGAGCTGACCATGAAGGTGCGCAGGGGAGGCAAACTCTTCAGGATAAACCTGGGAATG tgggaccccCTGGAGAAAGTGGCGCAGTCCATGGCTTCCCAACTGAATGTGGACCCTTCCCAGATCCTGCTTCTCCTTGGGGACGAGGAGCTGAACCCCTCTCACACCCCACACTCCATGAACCTGACTGTGGCTGATATTATTG ACTGTGTGGTTGTGACCCCTCCGTGTGATGAGCAGAAAGATTGTGACCCCAATGAGAAGATCAGTATAAAGGTGCAGGGCAAGGACAAGCAGTCCCACCTCAGTGTCATGGTGGGGAAG GTGGAGCCGCTTCAGTCCCTGATGGATCAGTACCAGGCAGCGATGGGTCTCACCAAGAAGCACAAAGTCTCCTTTTACTTCGAGGGCCACAAACTGAAAGGGAAGAACACGGCCGAGGAGCTGGGACTGGAATGTGATGACATCATAGAGGTTTGGGCCTGA
- the LOC108703828 gene encoding myelin protein zero-like protein 2 — MTVLLFLIVPLIPNMVTGSLVLDVWQACEVSVLRGSNVRLNCTFSEDLLQQKPTLSWVKVKQEGGELRIYPPVNHRHQVKVTVDTSGFQSKLDAGILLEDLRVRDSGVYFCCVKVQLGGLEKEYRGTGTRLTVTVTLYDQLVACCPMGVLVVTLVVLHVLVHHQWTLYKGTRRGAAKEKMWNVRLRLPKMTLDFMQL; from the exons ATGACTGTTCTGCTCTTCCTAATTGTCCCCCTCATTCCAAATATGGTAACAG GGTCACTAGTACTGGACGTGTGGCAGGCCTGTGAGGTGTCGGTGTTACGTGGGAGTAATGTCAGACTGAACTGCACCTTCTCAGAGGACCTGCTCCAGCAGAAACCCACCCTGTCCTGGGTGAAAGTAAAGCAGGAGGGTGGGGAGCTCAGGATTTATCCCCCAGTTAATCACAGGCATCAGGTGAAGGTGACGGTGGACACCAGTGGGTTCCAGAGCAAGTTGGATGCAGGGATTCTGCTGGAGGACCTCAGGGTGCGGGACTCAGGGGTCTATTTCTGTTGTGTCAAAGTCCAACTGGGAGGATTGGAAAAAGAGTACAGAGGGACAGGAACACGTCTGACTGTCACAG TGACTCTGTACGACCAGCTCGTGGCTTGTTGCCCAATGGGAGTGTTAGTGGTCACCCTGGTGGTTCTGCATGTTCTGGTGCATCACCAGTGGACTCTGTACAAGGGAACGAGGAGGGGGGCAGCCAAGGAGAAGATGTGGAACGTCAGACTGAGACTCCCCAAAATGACTTTGGATTTCATGCAGTTGTGA